The Carnobacterium mobile DSM 4848 genome includes a window with the following:
- a CDS encoding DUF1697 domain-containing protein: MQFIILLRGVNVGGKNRVPMSELKQYLVDDGFTNVKSHINSGNLIVESAEDTKQDVLIKCQKILLEHFTFPVEAVVLSDKEYQKELADIPIWWGEDEDYRHNALFLLPSADKKEITELLSAIYTAYEKVYIGEHAVFWSSSFKKDYSKTYYSKLVSRPFYQQVTIRNRNTTLKLLNYLEN; this comes from the coding sequence ATGCAATTTATTATTTTGTTGCGAGGAGTCAATGTCGGAGGAAAAAACAGAGTTCCAATGAGTGAGTTAAAGCAGTATTTAGTTGATGATGGATTTACAAATGTCAAATCTCATATTAACAGCGGTAATTTGATTGTGGAGAGTGCAGAGGATACGAAGCAAGACGTTTTAATAAAATGCCAAAAAATTTTACTTGAACATTTTACTTTTCCTGTTGAGGCAGTTGTTCTTTCAGATAAAGAATACCAAAAGGAGCTAGCAGATATTCCGATTTGGTGGGGAGAAGACGAAGATTACCGACACAATGCTTTATTTCTACTGCCTTCAGCTGACAAAAAAGAGATTACCGAACTGCTGTCGGCGATTTATACTGCCTATGAAAAAGTTTATATTGGAGAACATGCTGTTTTTTGGTCTTCCTCTTTTAAAAAGGATTACAGTAAGACATATTATTCGAAATTAGTAAGCCGTCCTTTCTATCAGCAAGTAACGATCAGAAATCGAAATACGACACTTAAATTGCTTAATTATTTAGAAAATTAG
- a CDS encoding alpha/beta fold hydrolase produces MRKKFLFSFVVILLGLISVGCGNEKTAETVKENPTTSESKEKNTNESVSSSSESTDPLTANQTAVPTLFIHGYEGTEGSFSGMLSRFETSGWGKKALTITVQPDGSISETGTWQNQSDNPLIQVLFADNKNNEWNQADWVKAVLSYLKNTYQIDEVNLVGHSMGGVSSFRYLVTYGEDESLPTVNKFVAIGAPFNDFVTGNEAQSLDELNQNGPLVISERYSDFAAGIQQYPKTIKMLNIVGDVQNGSDSDGTVPVRSGLAIGYLMQTNGLDYHEEEIVGSQAHHSQLHENTQVDKLVGDFLWGTP; encoded by the coding sequence ATGAGAAAGAAGTTTTTGTTTTCTTTCGTAGTTATCTTGCTAGGTCTAATCAGCGTAGGATGTGGGAATGAAAAAACAGCTGAAACAGTTAAAGAAAATCCAACAACTAGTGAATCAAAGGAAAAGAACACTAATGAATCTGTTAGTTCCAGTAGTGAATCAACTGATCCGCTGACCGCAAATCAAACGGCCGTTCCAACGCTTTTTATCCATGGTTATGAAGGAACAGAAGGAAGTTTTAGTGGAATGTTGTCACGTTTTGAAACGAGCGGTTGGGGAAAAAAAGCTTTAACCATAACGGTTCAGCCGGATGGCAGTATTTCTGAAACAGGTACTTGGCAGAATCAATCAGATAACCCGTTGATCCAAGTGCTGTTTGCGGACAATAAAAATAATGAATGGAACCAAGCAGACTGGGTCAAAGCTGTTTTGTCCTATCTAAAGAACACCTATCAAATCGATGAAGTGAATCTGGTCGGCCACTCGATGGGAGGCGTGAGCAGTTTTCGGTATCTGGTTACCTATGGAGAGGATGAATCATTGCCAACAGTTAATAAATTTGTTGCGATTGGTGCGCCATTTAATGATTTTGTGACGGGCAATGAAGCACAATCGCTTGATGAATTGAATCAGAATGGTCCATTAGTTATCAGCGAGCGCTATAGCGACTTTGCTGCGGGCATTCAACAGTATCCTAAAACGATTAAGATGTTGAATATCGTTGGAGATGTGCAAAATGGTTCGGATAGTGATGGCACCGTTCCTGTTAGAAGCGGTTTAGCCATTGGTTATTTAATGCAGACGAATGGACTAGATTATCATGAGGAAGAAATTGTGGGATCGCAAGCTCATCACAGTCAATTGCATGAAAATACCCAAGTGGATAAATTAGTCGGTGATTTCTTATGGGGCACACCATAA